One segment of Theobroma cacao cultivar B97-61/B2 chromosome 9, Criollo_cocoa_genome_V2, whole genome shotgun sequence DNA contains the following:
- the LOC18589454 gene encoding auxin efflux carrier component 2 isoform X1 — translation MITGKDIYDVLAAIVPLYVAMILAYGSVRWWKIFTPDQCSGINRFVAVFAVPLLSFHFIASNDPYAMNYHFIAADTLQKVVILVALLLWQAFTKHGSLEWMITLFSLSTLPNTLVMGIPLLKAMYGDFSGSLMVQIVVLQSVIWYTLMLFLFEYRGAKLLINEQFPETAGSITSFRVESDVVSLNGRERLQADAEIGDDGKLHVVVRRSSASSMVSSFNKSHGLNSLTSMTPRASNLTGVEIYSVQSSREPTPRASSFNQTDFYAMFASKAPSPKHGCTNSFQGAVGDVYSLQSSKGATPRTSNFDEEMMKIAKRRGGRSMSGELFNGGVVSSYPPPNPIFSGSTSGGSKKKESGGAGAMPNKELHMFVWSSSASPVSEGNLRHAVNRAASTEFGAVDSSKGALQHENAASRAMHELIEHMTPTAKVSGDKDLEIEEGSKFPTSGSPFSCQKKANMEEGDGSRKQQMPPASVMTRLILIMVWRKLIRNPNTYSSLFGLTWSLISFRWNIQMPTIVSGSISILSDAGLGMAMFSLGLFMALQPKIIACGKSVATFSMAVRFLTGPAVIAATSIAIGLRGVLLHVAIVQAALPQGIVPFVFAKEYNVHPDILSTAVIFGMLIALPITILYYVLLGL, via the exons ATGATCACTGGAAAGGATATTTACGATGTTCTTGCAGCTATTGTCCCGCTATATGTTGCTATGATATTAGCATATGGATCGGTTAGGTGGtggaaaattttcactccAGATCAATGTTCTGGCATCAACCGTTTTGTTGCAGTGTTTGCAGTTCCATTACTTTCCTTCCATTTCATCGCCTCAAATGATCCATATGCCATGAACTACCACTTCATAGCTGCCGATACTCTCCAGAAGGTAGTCATTCTTGTAGCTCTCTTACTATGGCAAGCCTTTACCAAACACGGCAGCCTTGAGTGGATGATTACTCTCTTCTCTCTATCTACTCTTCCCAACACTCTTGTCATGGGCATCCCCCTTTTGAAAGCTATGTATGGAGACTTTTCAGGGAGCCTTATGGTTCAAATTGTAGTTTTGCAGAGTGTAATTTGGTACACTCTCATGCTCTTCTTGTTTGAGTATAGAGGGGCAAAGCTTCTCATCAATGAGCAATTCCCCGAGACTGCAGGATCCATCACCTCTTTCCGAGTTGAGTCCGACGTTGTTTCACTTAACGGTCGTGAGCGTTTACAAGCTGACGCTGAGATTGGTGATGATGGTAAACTTCATGTGGTGGTCAGAAGATCAAGTGCATCGTCGATGGTGTCGTCATTTAACAAATCACATGGATTGAATTCATTAACGTCCATGACACCAAGAGCATCAAATCTCACTGGTGTTGAAATATACTCTGTACAGTCATCCAGAGAACCGACTCCCAGGGCTTCAAGCTTTAATCAAACCGACTTCTACGCCATGTTTGCAAGTAAGGCTCCAAGTCCAAAGCATGGATGCACAAACAGCTTCCAGGGGGCAGTCGGGGATGTTTATTCCCTGCAGTCTTCAAAAGGAGCGACACCAAGAACTTCAAACTTCGATGAGGAGATGATGAAGATTGCGAAAAGAAGGGGAGGAAGGAGCATGAGTGGCGAGTTGTTTAATGGTGGTGTTGTTTCTTCTTATCCACCTCCGAATCCAATCTTTTCAGGGTCTACCAGCGGTGGCTCaaagaagaaggaaagtgGCGGTGCTGGTGCAATGCCTAACAAGGAGCTTCATATGTTTGTTTGGAGCTCCAGTGCTTCTCCTGTATCTGAAGGGAATCTAAGGCATGCAGTTAATAGAGCTGCCTCCACTGAATTTGGGGCCGTTGACTCTTCTAAAGGTGCTCTTCAACATGAAAACGCTGCTTCAAGAG CAATGCATGAGTTAATTGAACATATGACTCCTACCGCTAAAGTTAGTGGAGACAAGGATCTTGAGATTGAGGAGGGATCAAAGTTTCCAACAAGTGGATCTCCCTTCAGCTGCCAGAAGAAGGCTAACATGGAAGAAGGTGATGGATCAAGGAAGCAGCAGATGCCTCCAGCAAGTGTGATGACAAGGCTTATTCTTATCATggtttggaggaagctcataaGAAACCCTAACACATATTCGAGTCTTTTTGGCTTGACTTGGTCGCTTATATCCTTCAG GTGGAACATCCAAATGCCAACAATTGTGAGTGGATCGATCTCAATATTATCTGATGCTGGTCTAGGAATGGCAATGTTTAGCCTAG GCTTATTCATGGCTTTACAACCAAAGATCATAGCCTGTGGAAAATCAGTAGCAACATTTTCCATGGCTGTCAGGTTTTTGACAGGCCCCGCTGTGATTGCTGCAACCTCGATTGCAATTGGTCTTCGTGGCGTTCTTTTGCATGTCGCAATTGTTCAA GCTGCTCTTCCCCAAGGAATAGTTCCATTTGTCTTCGCCAAGGAGTATAACGTTCATCCAGACATACTTAGCACTGC gGTTATCTTCGGCATGCTGATTGCTCTGCCCATTACCATACTCTACTACGTGCTACTCGGACTGTAA
- the LOC18589454 gene encoding auxin efflux carrier component 2 isoform X3 yields the protein MITGKDIYDVLAAIVPLYVAMILAYGSVRWWKIFTPDQCSGINRFVAVFAVPLLSFHFIASNDPYAMNYHFIAADTLQKVVILVALLLWQAFTKHGSLEWMITLFSLSTLPNTLVMGIPLLKAMYGDFSGSLMVQIVVLQSVIWYTLMLFLFEYRGAKLLINEQFPETAGSITSFRVESDVVSLNGRERLQADAEIGDDGKLHVVVRRSSASSMVSSFNKSHGLNSLTSMTPRASNLTGVEIYSVQSSREPTPRASSFNQTDFYAMFASKAPSPKHGCTNSFQGAVGDVYSLQSSKGATPRTSNFDEEMMKIAKRRGGRSMSGELFNGGVVSSYPPPNPIFSGSTSGGSKKKESGGAGAMPNKELHMFVWSSSASPVSEGNLRHAVNRAASTEFGAVDSSKGALQHENAASRVSGDKDLEIEEGSKFPTSGSPFSCQKKANMEEGDGSRKQQMPPASVMTRLILIMVWRKLIRNPNTYSSLFGLTWSLISFRWNIQMPTIVSGSISILSDAGLGMAMFSLGLFMALQPKIIACGKSVATFSMAVRFLTGPAVIAATSIAIGLRGVLLHVAIVQAALPQGIVPFVFAKEYNVHPDILSTAVIFGMLIALPITILYYVLLGL from the exons ATGATCACTGGAAAGGATATTTACGATGTTCTTGCAGCTATTGTCCCGCTATATGTTGCTATGATATTAGCATATGGATCGGTTAGGTGGtggaaaattttcactccAGATCAATGTTCTGGCATCAACCGTTTTGTTGCAGTGTTTGCAGTTCCATTACTTTCCTTCCATTTCATCGCCTCAAATGATCCATATGCCATGAACTACCACTTCATAGCTGCCGATACTCTCCAGAAGGTAGTCATTCTTGTAGCTCTCTTACTATGGCAAGCCTTTACCAAACACGGCAGCCTTGAGTGGATGATTACTCTCTTCTCTCTATCTACTCTTCCCAACACTCTTGTCATGGGCATCCCCCTTTTGAAAGCTATGTATGGAGACTTTTCAGGGAGCCTTATGGTTCAAATTGTAGTTTTGCAGAGTGTAATTTGGTACACTCTCATGCTCTTCTTGTTTGAGTATAGAGGGGCAAAGCTTCTCATCAATGAGCAATTCCCCGAGACTGCAGGATCCATCACCTCTTTCCGAGTTGAGTCCGACGTTGTTTCACTTAACGGTCGTGAGCGTTTACAAGCTGACGCTGAGATTGGTGATGATGGTAAACTTCATGTGGTGGTCAGAAGATCAAGTGCATCGTCGATGGTGTCGTCATTTAACAAATCACATGGATTGAATTCATTAACGTCCATGACACCAAGAGCATCAAATCTCACTGGTGTTGAAATATACTCTGTACAGTCATCCAGAGAACCGACTCCCAGGGCTTCAAGCTTTAATCAAACCGACTTCTACGCCATGTTTGCAAGTAAGGCTCCAAGTCCAAAGCATGGATGCACAAACAGCTTCCAGGGGGCAGTCGGGGATGTTTATTCCCTGCAGTCTTCAAAAGGAGCGACACCAAGAACTTCAAACTTCGATGAGGAGATGATGAAGATTGCGAAAAGAAGGGGAGGAAGGAGCATGAGTGGCGAGTTGTTTAATGGTGGTGTTGTTTCTTCTTATCCACCTCCGAATCCAATCTTTTCAGGGTCTACCAGCGGTGGCTCaaagaagaaggaaagtgGCGGTGCTGGTGCAATGCCTAACAAGGAGCTTCATATGTTTGTTTGGAGCTCCAGTGCTTCTCCTGTATCTGAAGGGAATCTAAGGCATGCAGTTAATAGAGCTGCCTCCACTGAATTTGGGGCCGTTGACTCTTCTAAAGGTGCTCTTCAACATGAAAACGCTGCTTCAAGAG TTAGTGGAGACAAGGATCTTGAGATTGAGGAGGGATCAAAGTTTCCAACAAGTGGATCTCCCTTCAGCTGCCAGAAGAAGGCTAACATGGAAGAAGGTGATGGATCAAGGAAGCAGCAGATGCCTCCAGCAAGTGTGATGACAAGGCTTATTCTTATCATggtttggaggaagctcataaGAAACCCTAACACATATTCGAGTCTTTTTGGCTTGACTTGGTCGCTTATATCCTTCAG GTGGAACATCCAAATGCCAACAATTGTGAGTGGATCGATCTCAATATTATCTGATGCTGGTCTAGGAATGGCAATGTTTAGCCTAG GCTTATTCATGGCTTTACAACCAAAGATCATAGCCTGTGGAAAATCAGTAGCAACATTTTCCATGGCTGTCAGGTTTTTGACAGGCCCCGCTGTGATTGCTGCAACCTCGATTGCAATTGGTCTTCGTGGCGTTCTTTTGCATGTCGCAATTGTTCAA GCTGCTCTTCCCCAAGGAATAGTTCCATTTGTCTTCGCCAAGGAGTATAACGTTCATCCAGACATACTTAGCACTGC gGTTATCTTCGGCATGCTGATTGCTCTGCCCATTACCATACTCTACTACGTGCTACTCGGACTGTAA
- the LOC18589454 gene encoding auxin efflux carrier component 2 isoform X4, producing the protein MITGKDIYDVLAAIVPLYVAMILAYGSVRWWKIFTPDQCSGINRFVAVFAVPLLSFHFIASNDPYAMNYHFIAADTLQKVVILVALLLWQAFTKHGSLEWMITLFSLSTLPNTLVMGIPLLKAMYGDFSGSLMVQIVVLQSVIWYTLMLFLFEYRGAKLLINEQFPETAGSITSFRVESDVVSLNGRERLQADAEIGDDGKLHVVVRRSSASSMVSSFNKSHGLNSLTSMTPRASNLTGVEIYSVQSSREPTPRASSFNQTDFYAMFASKAPSPKHGCTNSFQGAVGDVYSLQSSKGATPRTSNFDEEMMKIAKRRGGRSMSGELFNGGVVSSYPPPNPIFSGSTSGGSKKKESGGAGAMPNKELHMFVWSSSASPVSEGNLRHAVNRAASTEFGALIEHMTPTAKVSGDKDLEIEEGSKFPTSGSPFSCQKKANMEEGDGSRKQQMPPASVMTRLILIMVWRKLIRNPNTYSSLFGLTWSLISFRWNIQMPTIVSGSISILSDAGLGMAMFSLGLFMALQPKIIACGKSVATFSMAVRFLTGPAVIAATSIAIGLRGVLLHVAIVQAALPQGIVPFVFAKEYNVHPDILSTAVIFGMLIALPITILYYVLLGL; encoded by the exons ATGATCACTGGAAAGGATATTTACGATGTTCTTGCAGCTATTGTCCCGCTATATGTTGCTATGATATTAGCATATGGATCGGTTAGGTGGtggaaaattttcactccAGATCAATGTTCTGGCATCAACCGTTTTGTTGCAGTGTTTGCAGTTCCATTACTTTCCTTCCATTTCATCGCCTCAAATGATCCATATGCCATGAACTACCACTTCATAGCTGCCGATACTCTCCAGAAGGTAGTCATTCTTGTAGCTCTCTTACTATGGCAAGCCTTTACCAAACACGGCAGCCTTGAGTGGATGATTACTCTCTTCTCTCTATCTACTCTTCCCAACACTCTTGTCATGGGCATCCCCCTTTTGAAAGCTATGTATGGAGACTTTTCAGGGAGCCTTATGGTTCAAATTGTAGTTTTGCAGAGTGTAATTTGGTACACTCTCATGCTCTTCTTGTTTGAGTATAGAGGGGCAAAGCTTCTCATCAATGAGCAATTCCCCGAGACTGCAGGATCCATCACCTCTTTCCGAGTTGAGTCCGACGTTGTTTCACTTAACGGTCGTGAGCGTTTACAAGCTGACGCTGAGATTGGTGATGATGGTAAACTTCATGTGGTGGTCAGAAGATCAAGTGCATCGTCGATGGTGTCGTCATTTAACAAATCACATGGATTGAATTCATTAACGTCCATGACACCAAGAGCATCAAATCTCACTGGTGTTGAAATATACTCTGTACAGTCATCCAGAGAACCGACTCCCAGGGCTTCAAGCTTTAATCAAACCGACTTCTACGCCATGTTTGCAAGTAAGGCTCCAAGTCCAAAGCATGGATGCACAAACAGCTTCCAGGGGGCAGTCGGGGATGTTTATTCCCTGCAGTCTTCAAAAGGAGCGACACCAAGAACTTCAAACTTCGATGAGGAGATGATGAAGATTGCGAAAAGAAGGGGAGGAAGGAGCATGAGTGGCGAGTTGTTTAATGGTGGTGTTGTTTCTTCTTATCCACCTCCGAATCCAATCTTTTCAGGGTCTACCAGCGGTGGCTCaaagaagaaggaaagtgGCGGTGCTGGTGCAATGCCTAACAAGGAGCTTCATATGTTTGTTTGGAGCTCCAGTGCTTCTCCTGTATCTGAAGGGAATCTAAGGCATGCAGTTAATAGAGCTGCCTCCACTGAATTTGGGGCC TTAATTGAACATATGACTCCTACCGCTAAAGTTAGTGGAGACAAGGATCTTGAGATTGAGGAGGGATCAAAGTTTCCAACAAGTGGATCTCCCTTCAGCTGCCAGAAGAAGGCTAACATGGAAGAAGGTGATGGATCAAGGAAGCAGCAGATGCCTCCAGCAAGTGTGATGACAAGGCTTATTCTTATCATggtttggaggaagctcataaGAAACCCTAACACATATTCGAGTCTTTTTGGCTTGACTTGGTCGCTTATATCCTTCAG GTGGAACATCCAAATGCCAACAATTGTGAGTGGATCGATCTCAATATTATCTGATGCTGGTCTAGGAATGGCAATGTTTAGCCTAG GCTTATTCATGGCTTTACAACCAAAGATCATAGCCTGTGGAAAATCAGTAGCAACATTTTCCATGGCTGTCAGGTTTTTGACAGGCCCCGCTGTGATTGCTGCAACCTCGATTGCAATTGGTCTTCGTGGCGTTCTTTTGCATGTCGCAATTGTTCAA GCTGCTCTTCCCCAAGGAATAGTTCCATTTGTCTTCGCCAAGGAGTATAACGTTCATCCAGACATACTTAGCACTGC gGTTATCTTCGGCATGCTGATTGCTCTGCCCATTACCATACTCTACTACGTGCTACTCGGACTGTAA
- the LOC18589454 gene encoding auxin efflux carrier component 2 isoform X2, translating to MITGKDIYDVLAAIVPLYVAMILAYGSVRWWKIFTPDQCSGINRFVAVFAVPLLSFHFIASNDPYAMNYHFIAADTLQKVVILVALLLWQAFTKHGSLEWMITLFSLSTLPNTLVMGIPLLKAMYGDFSGSLMVQIVVLQSVIWYTLMLFLFEYRGAKLLINEQFPETAGSITSFRVESDVVSLNGRERLQADAEIGDDGKLHVVVRRSSASSMVSSFNKSHGLNSLTSMTPRASNLTGVEIYSVQSSREPTPRASSFNQTDFYAMFASKAPSPKHGCTNSFQGAVGDVYSLQSSKGATPRTSNFDEEMMKIAKRRGGRSMSGELFNGGVVSSYPPPNPIFSGSTSGGSKKKESGGAGAMPNKELHMFVWSSSASPVSEGNLRHAVNRAASTEFGAVDSSKAMHELIEHMTPTAKVSGDKDLEIEEGSKFPTSGSPFSCQKKANMEEGDGSRKQQMPPASVMTRLILIMVWRKLIRNPNTYSSLFGLTWSLISFRWNIQMPTIVSGSISILSDAGLGMAMFSLGLFMALQPKIIACGKSVATFSMAVRFLTGPAVIAATSIAIGLRGVLLHVAIVQAALPQGIVPFVFAKEYNVHPDILSTAVIFGMLIALPITILYYVLLGL from the exons ATGATCACTGGAAAGGATATTTACGATGTTCTTGCAGCTATTGTCCCGCTATATGTTGCTATGATATTAGCATATGGATCGGTTAGGTGGtggaaaattttcactccAGATCAATGTTCTGGCATCAACCGTTTTGTTGCAGTGTTTGCAGTTCCATTACTTTCCTTCCATTTCATCGCCTCAAATGATCCATATGCCATGAACTACCACTTCATAGCTGCCGATACTCTCCAGAAGGTAGTCATTCTTGTAGCTCTCTTACTATGGCAAGCCTTTACCAAACACGGCAGCCTTGAGTGGATGATTACTCTCTTCTCTCTATCTACTCTTCCCAACACTCTTGTCATGGGCATCCCCCTTTTGAAAGCTATGTATGGAGACTTTTCAGGGAGCCTTATGGTTCAAATTGTAGTTTTGCAGAGTGTAATTTGGTACACTCTCATGCTCTTCTTGTTTGAGTATAGAGGGGCAAAGCTTCTCATCAATGAGCAATTCCCCGAGACTGCAGGATCCATCACCTCTTTCCGAGTTGAGTCCGACGTTGTTTCACTTAACGGTCGTGAGCGTTTACAAGCTGACGCTGAGATTGGTGATGATGGTAAACTTCATGTGGTGGTCAGAAGATCAAGTGCATCGTCGATGGTGTCGTCATTTAACAAATCACATGGATTGAATTCATTAACGTCCATGACACCAAGAGCATCAAATCTCACTGGTGTTGAAATATACTCTGTACAGTCATCCAGAGAACCGACTCCCAGGGCTTCAAGCTTTAATCAAACCGACTTCTACGCCATGTTTGCAAGTAAGGCTCCAAGTCCAAAGCATGGATGCACAAACAGCTTCCAGGGGGCAGTCGGGGATGTTTATTCCCTGCAGTCTTCAAAAGGAGCGACACCAAGAACTTCAAACTTCGATGAGGAGATGATGAAGATTGCGAAAAGAAGGGGAGGAAGGAGCATGAGTGGCGAGTTGTTTAATGGTGGTGTTGTTTCTTCTTATCCACCTCCGAATCCAATCTTTTCAGGGTCTACCAGCGGTGGCTCaaagaagaaggaaagtgGCGGTGCTGGTGCAATGCCTAACAAGGAGCTTCATATGTTTGTTTGGAGCTCCAGTGCTTCTCCTGTATCTGAAGGGAATCTAAGGCATGCAGTTAATAGAGCTGCCTCCACTGAATTTGGGGCCGTTGACTCTTCTAAAG CAATGCATGAGTTAATTGAACATATGACTCCTACCGCTAAAGTTAGTGGAGACAAGGATCTTGAGATTGAGGAGGGATCAAAGTTTCCAACAAGTGGATCTCCCTTCAGCTGCCAGAAGAAGGCTAACATGGAAGAAGGTGATGGATCAAGGAAGCAGCAGATGCCTCCAGCAAGTGTGATGACAAGGCTTATTCTTATCATggtttggaggaagctcataaGAAACCCTAACACATATTCGAGTCTTTTTGGCTTGACTTGGTCGCTTATATCCTTCAG GTGGAACATCCAAATGCCAACAATTGTGAGTGGATCGATCTCAATATTATCTGATGCTGGTCTAGGAATGGCAATGTTTAGCCTAG GCTTATTCATGGCTTTACAACCAAAGATCATAGCCTGTGGAAAATCAGTAGCAACATTTTCCATGGCTGTCAGGTTTTTGACAGGCCCCGCTGTGATTGCTGCAACCTCGATTGCAATTGGTCTTCGTGGCGTTCTTTTGCATGTCGCAATTGTTCAA GCTGCTCTTCCCCAAGGAATAGTTCCATTTGTCTTCGCCAAGGAGTATAACGTTCATCCAGACATACTTAGCACTGC gGTTATCTTCGGCATGCTGATTGCTCTGCCCATTACCATACTCTACTACGTGCTACTCGGACTGTAA